One genomic segment of Bdellovibrionales bacterium includes these proteins:
- the ftsE gene encoding cell division ATP-binding protein FtsE encodes MIEFHHVYKTYAGPTCALNNICLKISKGEFVFLIGPSGAGKTTLFRLLSAYDLPSSGSLCVSGYQLRDMRPRETAFFRRHIGVVYQDFRLLKRRTVFENVALPLEIRGDRTQYIQRRVSEILDEVGLAHKLKQCPEQLSGGEQQRVAIARALVHHPEVLVADEPTGNLDPDLSKEIMNLLEKVNAQGTTVFVATHDYSLINHHTRRVVEIRDGHVVKDA; translated from the coding sequence ATGATTGAATTCCATCACGTCTACAAGACATATGCCGGACCAACCTGTGCGCTAAATAACATATGCTTGAAAATTTCAAAGGGAGAATTTGTCTTTCTTATCGGCCCAAGCGGCGCCGGGAAAACAACTCTCTTCCGCCTACTCTCTGCCTATGACCTCCCAAGTTCTGGGTCATTGTGCGTTTCCGGTTATCAATTGAGAGATATGCGGCCGAGAGAAACTGCATTTTTTAGACGTCACATAGGAGTTGTTTACCAGGATTTTCGCTTGCTAAAGAGGCGCACTGTTTTTGAAAATGTTGCTCTCCCGCTCGAAATCAGAGGAGATCGAACACAGTACATTCAAAGAAGAGTCAGTGAAATCCTAGACGAAGTGGGTTTAGCTCACAAGCTCAAGCAATGTCCTGAACAGCTCTCAGGAGGGGAACAGCAAAGAGTGGCAATTGCCCGCGCTTTAGTCCACCATCCAGAGGTCCTTGTCGCGGACGAGCCGACAGGAAATTTGGATCCAGATCTCAGCAAAGAAATTATGAATTTACTTGAAAAAGTCAATGCTCAAGGGACAACAGTTTTTGTCGCCACTCACGATTACTCTTTGATCAATCATCATACCCGTCGAGTCGTTGAAATTCGCGACGGTCATGTCGTAAAGGATGCATAA
- the sufC gene encoding Fe-S cluster assembly ATPase SufC, with translation MLKIKNLSAEVNGKPVLKGLNLEINAGEVHAIMGPNGSGKSTLSKVIAGHPSYKITGGSIEYEVNMKWKNIFEMTPDQRAREGIFLAFQYPVEISGVSNLVFLRAAFNAVCKHQGIPEMNESDFDKFVEEKAKIVKMNTEFLKRSVNEGFSGGEKKRNEILQMAVLSPRLSVLDETDSGLDIDSLKIVASGVNHLKKKSNAILMITHYQRLLDFIVPDFIHVLIDGSIVKSGKKDLALELEKRGYDWLI, from the coding sequence ATGTTGAAGATCAAAAATCTCAGTGCTGAAGTCAACGGGAAACCCGTTCTGAAGGGCCTCAACCTAGAAATCAATGCTGGCGAAGTCCACGCCATCATGGGCCCAAACGGTTCGGGAAAAAGTACATTGTCGAAAGTCATCGCTGGCCATCCCTCTTATAAAATAACGGGCGGATCGATTGAGTACGAAGTTAATATGAAGTGGAAAAATATCTTTGAGATGACACCAGATCAACGGGCCCGGGAAGGAATTTTTTTGGCTTTTCAATACCCCGTTGAAATTTCAGGTGTATCCAACTTGGTATTCCTGAGGGCCGCCTTCAATGCCGTGTGCAAACATCAGGGAATTCCGGAAATGAATGAGTCTGATTTTGACAAATTTGTGGAGGAAAAAGCAAAAATCGTCAAAATGAATACGGAGTTTCTTAAACGTTCAGTGAACGAGGGCTTTTCGGGTGGAGAAAAGAAGCGGAACGAGATCTTGCAGATGGCTGTTTTGTCTCCTCGACTCTCTGTTCTAGATGAAACTGATTCTGGCCTCGACATTGATTCTTTGAAAATTGTGGCCAGTGGAGTTAATCATCTAAAGAAAAAGTCAAACGCCATCCTGATGATCACTCACTATCAAAGACTTCTTGATTTTATTGTTCCTGATTTTATTCACGTTTTGATTGATGGAAGTATTGTCAAATCCGGAAAAAAGGATCTGGCTCTGGAATTGGAAAAACGTGGATACGATTGGCTGATTTAG
- a CDS encoding ArsA family ATPase, with product MTSSFLDSNKIIVCAGTGGVGKTTLSACLGIFAAKRGRRVLVLTIDPARRLADALGISAQTDQEMKIDLKETSGSLTAVMVNPSFIFDRFIERAAHSPERAQRILKNNLYKQMATTLSGSQEFTSLEKLSLSLESGLYDLIILDTPPAQHAVDFLYAPQKIYSLFQNSISQWFIKKEGSIGLLQELFSRGTKTALAALEKITGSYFITELSDFFEGMAEIQNEVCTRSIAIHRLLTGPECAFLLITGFDRANLDATEYFVSELRKGGYSLHSVIINRCYPKWSPSDQTKSDPRFQPIIDFHRKLSFFNQQKEIELEKFNRTLGSSTAIVRIPDLIADIT from the coding sequence GTGACTTCCTCGTTTCTTGATTCCAATAAAATCATCGTTTGTGCGGGTACAGGAGGCGTAGGCAAGACAACGCTCTCCGCCTGTTTAGGGATTTTTGCCGCAAAACGAGGTCGCCGCGTCCTTGTTCTGACCATAGATCCGGCGCGACGCCTTGCTGATGCTTTGGGTATTAGTGCCCAAACAGATCAAGAAATGAAAATTGACCTGAAGGAAACCTCTGGATCACTCACCGCCGTGATGGTAAATCCCTCCTTTATCTTTGATCGTTTTATTGAACGAGCCGCCCATTCTCCCGAACGCGCACAACGAATTTTAAAAAATAACCTCTACAAACAGATGGCGACCACCTTGAGTGGATCCCAAGAGTTTACCTCTCTTGAGAAACTATCTCTTAGTCTTGAATCTGGTCTCTACGATCTTATCATCCTGGATACTCCACCAGCCCAGCATGCAGTTGATTTTCTCTATGCCCCACAGAAGATTTATTCCTTGTTTCAGAATTCAATCTCCCAGTGGTTTATCAAGAAAGAGGGTTCCATCGGACTCTTGCAAGAACTCTTCAGTCGAGGAACAAAAACTGCATTGGCAGCCCTTGAAAAAATAACCGGCTCCTATTTCATCACTGAGCTTTCAGACTTTTTTGAGGGAATGGCTGAGATACAAAACGAGGTCTGTACGAGGAGCATTGCCATTCACCGGTTATTAACTGGACCAGAGTGTGCCTTCCTTCTGATTACCGGATTTGATCGAGCAAATCTGGATGCCACTGAATATTTTGTCTCAGAGTTACGCAAAGGCGGCTACAGTCTGCATTCAGTTATCATAAATCGTTGCTACCCAAAATGGTCCCCGAGTGATCAGACCAAATCTGACCCGCGCTTCCAACCAATTATCGACTTCCACAGAAAGCTCTCCTTTTTTAATCAACAAAAAGAGATCGAACTTGAAAAATTCAATCGAACTCTCGGGTCATCCACAGCGATTGTTCGAATCCCGGACTTGATAGCAGACATCACTTGA
- the tig gene encoding trigger factor, whose amino-acid sequence MKVNLEKLDGLAHRFSFEIAADKVSKAFEEAYKELQKSVSLKGFRKGKAPITAIRRQYGDRVKDDVLQNLVSESYESALKEHSLDPIGYPSIRIDKFENDENFIFSAEFEIRPQIDLKKYEGLSVEKEIAVIEDSRTQEVLENIQRSNAEMIPIFEDRPAQSGDVAEVAFEGFVDGKPLEGAQSDQHLLELGNKQFIEGFEEGVIGMKVGVTTSLNLSFPAEYHNADVAGKPVVFQVTLKGLKRKALPEINDDLAKRAGPFESLEALKIQIRKDLEEAEQESIKSGLKDKILKALVAENPVEVPRSLHQRQKELLIEDVKKRMHQQGLSEMDFEEYKTKWDQDFNDSATFIVQSSFLVDAIADKLSLRPSHQDLHAKINEIAKQTGLEEARLNEYYHKPENQSRLSFQLMEEKVVSHLIDKAIIREVPKSAGAE is encoded by the coding sequence ATGAAAGTGAATTTGGAGAAATTGGATGGTCTGGCACACAGGTTTAGCTTTGAGATTGCAGCCGATAAAGTGAGCAAGGCCTTTGAAGAGGCCTACAAGGAATTGCAAAAGAGTGTTTCCTTAAAGGGATTTAGAAAGGGCAAAGCGCCGATAACCGCGATTCGCAGACAATATGGCGACCGCGTCAAAGATGACGTCCTTCAAAATCTTGTTTCAGAATCCTATGAGTCGGCCTTGAAAGAGCACTCCTTGGACCCTATTGGTTATCCAAGTATTCGCATTGATAAATTCGAAAATGATGAAAACTTTATTTTCTCCGCTGAATTTGAAATTCGACCGCAGATTGATCTGAAGAAATATGAGGGTTTGAGTGTCGAGAAGGAAATAGCCGTTATTGAAGATTCTCGAACTCAAGAAGTGTTAGAGAATATTCAAAGAAGCAATGCTGAGATGATTCCAATTTTTGAAGATCGGCCAGCACAGAGTGGAGACGTTGCTGAGGTAGCCTTTGAAGGATTTGTTGATGGCAAGCCCCTGGAAGGGGCTCAGTCCGACCAACATCTTTTGGAACTGGGGAACAAGCAGTTTATAGAAGGTTTCGAGGAAGGTGTTATAGGGATGAAGGTGGGTGTAACGACTTCGCTTAATCTCTCCTTTCCCGCTGAATATCACAACGCGGATGTGGCCGGAAAACCAGTTGTTTTTCAGGTTACCCTCAAGGGGCTAAAGAGAAAGGCGTTACCAGAAATTAACGACGATTTGGCAAAACGAGCGGGACCCTTTGAGAGTCTGGAGGCCCTCAAGATTCAAATCCGGAAAGATCTTGAGGAAGCTGAACAAGAGAGCATTAAAAGCGGACTAAAGGATAAAATTCTCAAGGCCTTGGTTGCTGAAAATCCCGTTGAAGTTCCTCGCTCCCTCCATCAGCGCCAGAAGGAACTGCTCATTGAAGATGTGAAAAAAAGAATGCATCAGCAAGGTCTTTCAGAAATGGATTTTGAAGAATACAAAACGAAGTGGGATCAGGATTTTAATGATTCGGCTACATTTATTGTGCAATCAAGTTTTTTGGTCGACGCGATTGCGGATAAGCTATCGCTGCGTCCTAGTCACCAAGATTTGCACGCTAAGATTAATGAGATTGCCAAACAGACGGGCCTCGAAGAAGCTCGCCTGAACGAATACTACCACAAGCCTGAGAATCAATCTCGGCTCTCATTTCAGCTGATGGAAGAAAAAGTTGTTTCCCATCTGATAGACAAGGCTATTATCAGAGAAGTCCCCAAAAGTGCTGGAGCTGAATGA
- a CDS encoding cysteine desulfurase, which produces MIQWSADFFRQEFPALSQEINGHPLVYLDNAATSLKPRRVVDRLSKFYLTESANVHRGAHFLSDQATAAFENSRAIVANFLGASNSNEVIFTKGTTEGLNLLARTLASQLMPGDEILLSRMEHHSNIVPWQLIAEEKSLGLNFVELNKDGSLNLESFRSLLSERTKIVSFVHCSNALGTINPVKDLFTEARKFGAKTILDAAQSVSFMPVNVKELGCDFLVFSGHKIFAPTGIGVLWGREQALNDLTPYQSGGSMIERVKTSKTTFLSAPHRFEAGTPHIAGAIGLGEALNFISDLGIENIYRHELELAEKAREELKGLPGIRFVGEAPRRANIVSFVFEGIHPSDIGQLLDREGIALRTGHHCTQPLMDYFGLPGTIRASFSIYNSDSDISRLVTAIRKALEILT; this is translated from the coding sequence ATGATTCAATGGTCAGCAGACTTTTTTCGGCAGGAGTTCCCTGCTCTCTCTCAAGAGATCAATGGACATCCACTCGTCTATTTGGACAATGCAGCCACAAGTCTAAAACCCCGCAGAGTTGTTGATCGCCTATCCAAGTTCTATCTTACAGAGTCCGCAAATGTGCATCGTGGAGCTCATTTTCTTAGTGATCAAGCAACGGCTGCATTCGAGAACTCCAGAGCAATAGTTGCAAATTTCCTTGGCGCTTCAAACAGCAACGAAGTGATTTTTACCAAAGGAACGACCGAGGGCCTGAATCTTTTAGCCAGAACCCTTGCATCACAGCTAATGCCCGGAGATGAGATCCTGCTTTCGAGAATGGAACATCACTCAAACATTGTGCCCTGGCAGTTGATAGCTGAGGAAAAATCACTTGGCCTGAATTTCGTTGAGCTCAATAAAGATGGGAGTCTGAACCTCGAGAGCTTCAGATCACTTTTATCTGAGCGAACAAAGATTGTCTCATTCGTTCATTGCTCCAATGCCCTTGGTACAATCAATCCAGTCAAGGATCTTTTCACAGAGGCCAGAAAATTCGGAGCTAAAACAATTTTGGACGCAGCCCAGTCTGTCTCTTTTATGCCAGTCAATGTAAAGGAACTTGGGTGCGATTTTTTGGTTTTCTCTGGTCATAAAATTTTTGCTCCTACCGGGATTGGTGTCTTATGGGGAAGGGAACAAGCGCTCAATGACCTGACACCCTACCAGAGCGGCGGATCAATGATTGAACGTGTAAAAACAAGTAAGACTACTTTTCTGAGCGCTCCCCATCGCTTTGAGGCGGGAACTCCACATATTGCTGGAGCCATTGGACTGGGCGAGGCACTCAATTTTATTTCTGACTTAGGCATTGAAAACATCTATCGGCATGAATTAGAGCTTGCGGAAAAGGCGAGAGAGGAGCTGAAAGGGCTACCTGGTATCCGATTTGTTGGTGAAGCTCCTCGACGGGCCAATATTGTGTCTTTCGTATTTGAAGGCATCCATCCCTCCGATATCGGTCAATTACTTGACCGAGAGGGAATCGCTCTTCGAACGGGACATCATTGCACCCAACCATTGATGGATTATTTTGGGCTGCCAGGTACTATTCGAGCTTCGTTTTCTATTTACAATTCAGATTCAGATATCAGTCGGTTAGTTACTGCTATCCGAAAGGCATTGGAGATTTTGACATGA
- a CDS encoding P-loop NTPase produces MNRIDQQILFISGKGGVGKSTVAASLALRLSQSGKKVLLVELNEQSHFQILLEEPFTYSPVEWRPNLWVSCWNGEACLREYFKHYVRIETLVDLFFKNVVMRTFIQAAPALREISILGKATSGIRGVGPAFEYDIVVIDAFATGHFRALLRAPKGLAEAVRFGPMGEQSRQIEAILKNPKNCQYRVVTLPEELPVSECQDLVENLRSEWGIVPKIICNRFWEIPGTKSDLHALKEELNNARDEEGIEFIRYLEVVMDRQQSAIHKLRSFAEDFDILPLQFCSTGTRLIDELAERIKISDFLVS; encoded by the coding sequence ATGAATCGTATCGATCAACAGATCCTCTTCATCTCCGGCAAAGGCGGAGTGGGTAAATCTACGGTTGCAGCAAGCCTCGCTCTGCGTTTATCGCAATCAGGCAAAAAAGTGCTTTTGGTTGAACTCAATGAACAGAGCCATTTTCAGATTCTTTTGGAAGAGCCCTTTACCTACTCTCCCGTGGAGTGGAGACCCAATCTCTGGGTCTCCTGCTGGAATGGAGAAGCCTGTTTACGAGAATATTTCAAGCACTATGTCCGAATCGAAACCTTGGTGGATTTGTTCTTTAAAAATGTTGTTATGAGGACCTTTATTCAAGCTGCCCCAGCTCTCAGAGAGATATCCATTTTAGGCAAAGCAACCAGCGGAATTAGAGGCGTTGGTCCGGCCTTTGAGTACGACATCGTCGTTATTGATGCCTTTGCGACAGGACACTTTCGTGCCCTCTTGAGAGCCCCAAAAGGCCTCGCCGAGGCTGTTCGTTTTGGACCCATGGGCGAACAATCCCGGCAAATTGAAGCGATCCTCAAAAACCCAAAAAACTGTCAATACCGAGTGGTCACACTCCCCGAAGAGCTGCCCGTGTCTGAGTGCCAAGATCTTGTTGAGAATTTAAGAAGCGAGTGGGGAATTGTCCCAAAGATTATTTGCAACCGATTCTGGGAAATTCCTGGTACCAAATCAGACCTCCACGCTCTCAAAGAGGAGCTCAACAACGCCCGAGATGAGGAGGGAATTGAGTTTATAAGGTACCTCGAAGTAGTTATGGATCGCCAACAATCCGCCATCCATAAGCTTCGCTCCTTTGCCGAAGACTTTGATATCTTGCCTTTGCAGTTCTGTTCAACTGGCACTAGATTGATTGATGAGTTAGCAGAAAGGATCAAGATCAGTGACTTCCTCGTTTCTTGA
- a CDS encoding peptidoglycan DD-metalloendopeptidase family protein has translation MTPALLVFIASIAPPLTLAIGEASLELKTPEKIEAPNSIEQLVDDLHSTKEKFVISDENSRKLLGNLYDVNVKIKDMSKRRNRLTDEMLSAKVDTNSLAKSIVKLEDRIKNQRKLLSRRLRTLYKMGEHGTLETIFSSQTSFELDRNLAFLKRVADRDYEIIQDFESNIKSLESQRSRLKRNIQHLVLAQHRLKSQESILESEQKSKSKLLVQLRQVRQDHLAHLAGLRKRANEISHINEIPSLLDESFFERKGTLPLPIQGVVLREYGINQNDRYRFKTSHKGIFLKGEQGLPVKAVFDGLVQFAGPIDGYGNTVIIDHGDRYYSVYSHQSSVSVKIGQKISEEQVIGLSGLNTYQESGIYFEIRHFSDSIDPKPWMKWHNDIEKLRR, from the coding sequence TTGACCCCTGCTCTTCTTGTATTCATTGCAAGCATTGCTCCCCCATTGACTTTGGCAATTGGGGAAGCATCTCTCGAATTGAAGACACCTGAAAAAATCGAGGCCCCGAATTCAATCGAACAATTAGTGGACGATCTTCACTCAACAAAGGAGAAATTTGTTATTTCGGACGAAAATAGCAGGAAATTGCTTGGAAACCTCTACGATGTAAACGTTAAAATCAAGGACATGAGTAAGAGGAGGAATAGGCTGACTGATGAAATGCTATCCGCAAAAGTTGATACGAACAGTCTCGCAAAATCAATTGTTAAATTGGAGGATCGCATAAAAAATCAGCGCAAACTTCTCTCGCGAAGACTGCGCACGCTCTATAAAATGGGAGAGCATGGGACCTTAGAAACCATTTTTTCATCTCAGACATCCTTTGAATTAGATCGAAATCTCGCCTTTTTGAAGAGGGTTGCAGACAGGGACTATGAGATCATTCAAGACTTTGAGAGCAACATCAAATCCCTTGAATCTCAGCGCTCAAGGTTAAAACGCAACATCCAACATCTGGTCCTGGCGCAACACCGACTCAAGTCGCAAGAATCCATCCTCGAGTCTGAGCAAAAATCTAAAAGCAAGCTTTTGGTTCAGCTTCGCCAGGTCCGCCAAGATCATCTGGCCCATCTGGCTGGACTGCGCAAAAGAGCGAATGAAATTTCACACATCAACGAAATTCCCTCGCTGCTTGATGAAAGCTTTTTTGAAAGAAAAGGAACTCTACCTTTGCCCATACAAGGGGTAGTCTTGCGAGAATATGGGATCAACCAAAATGATCGCTATAGATTCAAAACAAGCCACAAAGGTATATTTTTGAAAGGTGAACAGGGACTCCCAGTGAAGGCCGTCTTTGATGGACTAGTCCAATTTGCGGGTCCAATTGACGGATATGGAAACACGGTGATTATAGACCACGGCGACAGGTATTACTCTGTCTATAGTCATCAAAGTTCTGTAAGTGTTAAGATAGGTCAAAAAATTTCCGAGGAGCAGGTGATTGGTCTCTCTGGTCTGAATACATATCAGGAGTCGGGTATTTACTTTGAAATTCGACATTTTTCAGATTCGATTGATCCAAAACCTTGGATGAAGTGGCATAATGATATCGAAAAATTGCGACGATGA
- the sufD gene encoding Fe-S cluster assembly protein SufD has protein sequence MQTSFETIQKYKILSEALLSRHGKHWSADQIALRENLFEKLEESGFPSRNSKDWKYINPQLFLRHDYSRANPPNFSIEDEKLELILERLASDTMVMVFINGHFSEKFSSLEQTAGLELYSLSDVMKDAKLGSIASKNLLSLKHFELSAGNSFSCLNGALYEDGFFLEVSPNTHIERPLVILHFALATEDREWFSPFYRHFLTLGESSSIDLTLIYSGASGVKSFSNVVTQIQQKASSRLNFHQIQEEASTSYHLSQCRNELDQFATFNSLSVGLGSRQSRQELLVDIKGQQTDVRVDGICLAKSHQQQEFRTVMRHYQGRGNSHQLFKGIATDQSKIVFEGKIAIEPEAQNVNSSQLSKSLLLSSAAEIDTLPVLEIQADDVKATHGASIGQLDPEQIFYFQSRGIEQKNAEAMLTHGFVKDVLQIHQNLAENTTPLNQGLGIWLSQLLDDKTSKSELLT, from the coding sequence TTGCAAACCTCCTTTGAGACGATTCAAAAATATAAGATCCTGTCTGAAGCTTTATTGTCTCGACACGGCAAACACTGGTCAGCAGACCAGATAGCCCTTCGTGAGAATTTATTCGAGAAACTTGAGGAAAGTGGCTTTCCTAGTCGAAACTCTAAGGATTGGAAATACATAAATCCTCAATTATTTTTACGTCACGATTATAGCCGAGCGAATCCACCGAACTTCTCTATTGAAGATGAGAAATTAGAACTCATTCTTGAGCGTCTCGCTTCAGATACCATGGTCATGGTCTTTATCAATGGTCACTTCTCAGAGAAGTTTTCATCTTTGGAGCAGACTGCCGGACTCGAACTCTACTCGCTCTCAGATGTTATGAAAGATGCAAAGCTGGGCTCAATTGCTTCAAAAAATTTGCTCAGTCTTAAACATTTTGAATTGAGTGCAGGTAACTCTTTTTCTTGCCTTAATGGCGCTCTCTATGAGGACGGATTTTTTCTAGAGGTCTCTCCCAATACCCACATCGAAAGGCCTTTGGTCATACTCCATTTCGCGTTGGCGACAGAAGACAGGGAGTGGTTTTCGCCCTTTTATCGACATTTCCTCACTTTGGGGGAGAGTTCTTCAATAGACTTAACATTGATTTATTCCGGCGCTTCTGGAGTAAAATCCTTCAGCAATGTGGTGACTCAGATTCAACAGAAGGCATCGAGTCGTTTGAATTTCCACCAAATTCAGGAAGAGGCTTCCACATCTTACCATTTGAGCCAATGCCGAAATGAGCTCGATCAATTCGCTACATTCAATTCTCTCTCGGTTGGCTTAGGAAGTCGACAGTCTCGACAAGAGCTCCTCGTTGATATCAAGGGCCAGCAGACTGATGTCCGTGTTGACGGCATTTGTCTGGCAAAAAGCCACCAACAACAAGAATTTAGAACTGTCATGCGCCATTATCAAGGGCGTGGAAACAGCCACCAGCTTTTTAAAGGTATTGCCACTGATCAATCCAAAATCGTATTTGAAGGCAAAATAGCGATTGAACCTGAGGCCCAAAATGTTAACTCAAGCCAGCTCAGCAAATCTCTGCTGCTCAGTAGTGCGGCTGAAATTGATACTCTGCCAGTCTTGGAAATTCAGGCTGATGACGTGAAGGCAACCCATGGGGCCAGTATCGGACAGCTGGATCCGGAACAAATCTTTTATTTTCAGTCTCGAGGAATTGAACAGAAAAATGCCGAAGCTATGTTGACTCATGGATTTGTTAAGGACGTACTTCAGATTCATCAGAACCTCGCTGAAAACACCACTCCCCTAAACCAAGGACTGGGAATATGGTTGTCACAGCTCTTGGATGACAAGACAAGTAAATCGGAGCTCTTAACATGA
- a CDS encoding S41 family peptidase, with protein MNKNTNGLKYGSRKYWLLIGPIFLVLWIVGFSVGGIGSWAKERYADLQLFAKVLNLVQQYYVEEVDTQKLIYGGIKGMLRELDPHTNFLEPDIFKEFESETSGEFGGLGIEITVQDGILTVISPIEDTPAYVAGVKAGDKIVEINGESTKGMTLVEAAQHMRGKNGSKVNLGIFRDGFERPKVFSIVRATVKIKSVKTTDLEDGYFYVKLTSFIENSAKEMRKAIESHIKSKKAVAGLILDLRRNPGGLLEQAIEISNMFLDKGTIVSTMGRNKKEKEVVYAKKSGAFPTFPLVVLIDEYSASASEILAGALQDNKRALIMGQRSFGKGSVQSVVKLGDGSGLKLTVARYYTPKGVSIQAEGITPDVIVENFSTEILAKAKVNRDIRREKDMKGHLLGEKEKISKLANPGRESKGGTNSETENAINYWWTESKEDSGEKLSPKDLLLKEDFQILQGYNYLRAWKVMNRPEESPTNK; from the coding sequence ATGAATAAAAATACGAACGGTTTGAAATATGGATCCCGAAAATATTGGCTGCTTATCGGTCCCATTTTTTTGGTCTTGTGGATTGTCGGGTTTTCTGTCGGAGGCATCGGATCCTGGGCTAAGGAGCGCTATGCCGATCTCCAGCTATTTGCCAAGGTTCTCAATTTGGTTCAGCAATACTACGTCGAAGAGGTTGACACTCAAAAACTGATTTACGGAGGGATTAAGGGCATGCTGAGAGAACTTGATCCTCACACCAATTTTCTTGAACCCGACATTTTCAAGGAATTTGAATCCGAAACTTCAGGTGAATTTGGCGGATTAGGAATTGAAATAACAGTCCAGGATGGCATTCTTACCGTTATTTCGCCAATAGAAGATACGCCCGCATATGTGGCGGGAGTGAAAGCTGGAGACAAGATTGTTGAAATAAACGGTGAGTCCACGAAAGGAATGACTTTAGTCGAGGCCGCCCAACACATGAGAGGAAAGAACGGTTCAAAAGTAAATCTGGGGATCTTTCGCGATGGATTTGAGCGCCCAAAGGTATTTTCAATTGTCAGAGCAACCGTCAAAATCAAGAGCGTCAAGACAACCGACCTCGAGGACGGATATTTCTATGTAAAACTAACAAGCTTCATTGAGAATTCGGCTAAGGAAATGCGCAAAGCAATTGAAAGCCACATCAAAAGCAAAAAGGCAGTGGCTGGCCTAATCCTAGATCTCAGACGCAATCCTGGCGGTTTGCTTGAGCAGGCAATTGAAATCAGTAATATGTTTTTAGATAAGGGCACTATTGTGAGTACAATGGGACGCAATAAAAAGGAAAAGGAAGTCGTTTATGCAAAAAAATCGGGTGCTTTTCCGACTTTCCCTCTTGTTGTCCTGATTGATGAATACTCTGCCAGTGCCAGTGAAATCTTGGCGGGCGCCTTACAAGACAATAAGAGAGCCTTGATCATGGGGCAAAGAAGTTTTGGAAAGGGGTCCGTTCAATCTGTTGTTAAATTGGGTGATGGGTCCGGCCTCAAGCTAACCGTTGCTCGCTATTACACCCCAAAAGGAGTTTCGATTCAAGCAGAGGGAATTACCCCTGATGTTATCGTAGAGAATTTCAGTACAGAAATATTGGCAAAAGCAAAAGTCAATCGAGATATCCGACGAGAAAAAGACATGAAGGGACACTTGTTGGGCGAAAAGGAAAAAATATCGAAACTGGCAAACCCAGGGCGAGAGAGTAAAGGCGGAACCAACTCAGAAACCGAAAATGCAATTAACTACTGGTGGACAGAATCAAAAGAGGACTCGGGAGAAAAGCTGTCGCCCAAGGATTTGCTCTTAAAAGAGGATTTCCAGATTCTCCAAGGCTATAATTACCTGAGAGCATGGAAGGTGATGAATAGACCCGAGGAGAGTCCGACAAATAAATAA
- a CDS encoding NifU family protein has product MSIPAISPNDILVRAQDTPNPAALKFIINFAVKAEGRTTFHTIEECEEVPLARDLFVVPGVKQLYFFENTITITHDIDVIQANFEEQVISVIKTRLPTHNYHFSTSDDGPSKKGTVDRSHLSPELKQIEEILDRTIRPGLQADGGDVEILEFKDNELRIIYQGACGGCPSSMMGTLDAIQGILRHELKNETLIVSPI; this is encoded by the coding sequence ATGAGCATACCCGCCATTTCACCCAATGATATTTTGGTACGAGCCCAGGACACCCCGAATCCAGCGGCACTTAAATTTATTATTAACTTTGCTGTGAAAGCAGAGGGCCGAACCACCTTTCACACAATCGAGGAATGCGAAGAAGTACCACTCGCAAGAGATCTATTTGTTGTACCTGGTGTAAAGCAACTCTATTTTTTTGAAAATACCATTACCATCACGCATGACATCGACGTGATCCAAGCCAACTTTGAAGAGCAGGTTATTTCCGTTATCAAAACCCGCTTGCCAACACACAATTACCACTTCTCGACTTCGGACGATGGTCCCTCTAAAAAAGGGACTGTTGACCGCTCTCATTTAAGTCCCGAGCTCAAGCAGATTGAAGAAATCTTGGATCGAACGATTCGTCCTGGCCTACAGGCCGATGGAGGAGATGTCGAAATCTTGGAGTTTAAGGACAATGAACTTAGAATTATTTACCAGGGAGCCTGCGGCGGATGCCCGAGTTCGATGATGGGCACTCTCGACGCCATTCAGGGAATTCTTCGTCACGAGCTTAAAAATGAAACATTGATCGTTTCACCGATTTGA